GCGAGTGCGCCGGAAAGCCGACCGTCATCCCGGTCACCGGAAAAACCAGGCGCGGCAAGCCCAACAGTTTGATCACTTGGCGCGGGTGGTTGCGAATCGAGCCGATGTAGCAGATGCCGAGTCCGAGCGATTCGGCGGCGAGCGCGGCGGTTTGCGCGACAATCGCGGCATCCATCGCGGCGATCAGAAAATTTTCGGTGTGCTCGACGACCTGGGTGTAGCCGCGCAATTCGCACACGCGGTCGAGCCGCGCAAGATCGGCGCACCACGCGAGGAACAACGGCGCTTGCGCGACATGCTTTTGATCGCCGCAAAAATGCGAAAGATGCGCGCGTTTGTCCGCATCCGTCACGGCGACGACGGAGTACGCTTGCACATTGGACGACGTGGACGTGCGCTGTGCGGCGGCGACAATCGTTTCGAGCATCGCGTCCGGCACGGGATCGGGTTTGTACGCGCGCACCGAACCGTGCGCGCGAATGAGGTCGAGAGTTGGATTCGGCATGAGGTTTCCTTTGCAGACGTGGGGCAAGTTTCTAACTTGCCTTGATTCGTGTATCAATCCGGAATCTGGGCAAGTTGGAAACTTGCCCCACAACATTTTATCGCATTCGAGATGAATGGCAAAATGCAAAACAACTGTGCGCGTGACCGACGCGAGAATCCAGGTTTCTTCGAGAAACCTGGATTCTGCCAAAGTACCTACATAACGCGCCGGCGCGCGATCCCTACGAGGTGGTATCCTCAAACAAGAACGCATCGCCAATTTGATTGGTGATCGCGACGTCACGCAGACGCAAGCCGCGCACGTTCCGCGCGAACAAGCCGGCGGCGCGCTGTTGCGGAATGTCGTCCGCCATATCTGCGTAACCTGGGTCGGCGCTGCGATCCATCGAAATCGAAACATCGTCGAGCGTCACATCTTCGATGGGCATCTCTGGCAAGCCGTACAAAAATCCCGCCGCGATTTTCGCGTTGCGTGCGGTGATGTGCGCGAAATGAATGCGGCGAAAACATGGCGTGCCTTCGTTGATCGGTTTCGGGTTTTTATCGGCAATGTCCTTGTCCCCCTTTTTGCCGATGTGATAAAACAGATTCATCGTAAATGGACACAATACGTCTTGCATCACAATGTTCGACACGCGAATGTCCTCGACGATGCCGCCGCGTCCCCGGCGGGATTTCAAACGAATGCCACGATCCGTGCCGACGAACACGCAATTCGAGATCACAACATTGCGAACATCTCCGCTCATCTCACTGCCGATGACGACGCCGCCGTGCCCGTGCACCATCGTGCAATTCGTGATGGTGATGTTTTCGCACGGCGCGCGAAATTCCGGCGCTTCAGTTTCGATGCCTGATTTGATCGTGACGCAATCGTCGCCGACGTCAATGTGACAATTCGAGATGTGCACGTTGCGGCACGAATCGGGATTGACGCCATCGGTGTTCGGCGAGTCCGGCGGATTGTTGATCGTGACCTGGTTTATCGTAACGTTTTCACAGCGCACCGGATTGATCGTCCACGCCGGCGAGTTTGTTAACGTGATACCTTCGATCAACACGTTCGCGCAATTCGCGAACGAAATCAAGCGCGGGCGCGGCGCGTCGAGCGTTTTCGCGCGATGTTTTTGCCACCAGATCGCGCCGCGTCCGTCAATCGTGCCGCGCCCGGTGACCGCGATATTTCGCAAGCCATCGCCGGTGATGAGTGGCGCGTGCGTCGGCTGGGTCACGCCTTCCCAACGCATCGTGACAATCGGATAATCCGCTGGGTTTTCGCTGCCGAGCAAAACCGCACCCGCGTCAAGAAAGAGCGTGATGTTGTCGCGCAGAAAAATCGAACCGGTCACGTACTTGCCGGCGGGCACGCACACAGTACCGCCGGTTTTTGTTGCCGCGTCAATCGCGCTTTGCAGCGCGCGCGTATCGTTCGTTGCGCCATCGCCCAGCGCGCCGTACTCGCGCGCGTTGAACAACGTTGATGCTTGAAACATCTTTACCGTCTCCTTTGTGTAACAAGTATAAGAAAAAAATATCCGCGTTCATCCGCGCGCGAAGCGATCTGCGTCCCAAAATTGAGCGCGTGATCTATGATGTTTGCATCGTGTAGATGTACTGATCGGTCACGCCTTTGATCGTGCCATCGGGAAATTCATAACCGCCGTCCACATACGCGCCGCCATCCATAAAACTTGGGACCGCATCTGCCTTGTCGTCCAGCGCGGCTTGGAGCGCGAGCAACGCAAACGGTTCGATCAGATCGAATTGCGCGTGGATATACGTTGCGCCAAGCGTG
The nucleotide sequence above comes from Chloroflexota bacterium. Encoded proteins:
- a CDS encoding NADPH-dependent oxidoreductase; the protein is MPNPTLDLIRAHGSVRAYKPDPVPDAMLETIVAAAQRTSTSSNVQAYSVVAVTDADKRAHLSHFCGDQKHVAQAPLFLAWCADLARLDRVCELRGYTQVVEHTENFLIAAMDAAIVAQTAALAAESLGLGICYIGSIRNHPRQVIKLLGLPRLVFPVTGMTVGFPAHSPRPRPRLPLPAILHREQYNSSQDESLREYDRVMAQTGIYDKRQVPVPGKPGEMEEYGWLEHTARRVSQAWRVELRAILAEQGFALK
- a CDS encoding glycoside hydrolase family 28 protein, whose protein sequence is MFQASTLFNAREYGALGDGATNDTRALQSAIDAATKTGGTVCVPAGKYVTGSIFLRDNITLFLDAGAVLLGSENPADYPIVTMRWEGVTQPTHAPLITGDGLRNIAVTGRGTIDGRGAIWWQKHRAKTLDAPRPRLISFANCANVLIEGITLTNSPAWTINPVRCENVTINQVTINNPPDSPNTDGVNPDSCRNVHISNCHIDVGDDCVTIKSGIETEAPEFRAPCENITITNCTMVHGHGGVVIGSEMSGDVRNVVISNCVFVGTDRGIRLKSRRGRGGIVEDIRVSNIVMQDVLCPFTMNLFYHIGKKGDKDIADKNPKPINEGTPCFRRIHFAHITARNAKIAAGFLYGLPEMPIEDVTLDDVSISMDRSADPGYADMADDIPQQRAAGLFARNVRGLRLRDVAITNQIGDAFLFEDTTS